TCCTGATATGGAAAACAATTCAGTACTCAGTGTACTAACAAACAGAAACAAATTTGGAAACCAGGCTGTTCACAGCTAGATATGAATTCGAACAAAACAAACTTTAAGTTTCATATACCAAGCTCACATAATTATTCATAAATCACAATCTAAAATGTTTTAATCCGGTCTCCGGATAGTCACTGTGTGACTTCAACTTCCTTCTTCGAGAAACatttcaacattttttttccgaaaaggagaAATATTTTAACGAGCTATTTCAACATAGAGGTTATTAACCACAAACCAAGTTTCTCTAGCCAACATATCTTAAGAAAAACTAAAGTACTGCTACCATTTACTTCTAGATGCCTCTCCAACAAGGATCCCAAAGACTCGCTGATATGGTGACACAGGTGTTTCATCAATCGGGAGGAtgggcaacgatgggaggtcCGATCACATTATGAATGGAGTGTGCTTCGGTTCTATTCAGCACCAGAGTCTGGCATGCGCTGTGAATCACAGAGCCCACCAGCCCCTCCCCCTTTCAACTCGGTGCCACCTCAGCAGCTTCCGCTATCCATTTGGTCGGGGATCCTTCTTACCATCCTCTGGAAGATTTGTGATTTAAGAAACAGTGTAGTTTTTAGACAAGCTAGCTTGCCAGTATCTGTAATTCTTAGGAATATCACCACTGAGACCACCCTATGGTCTCATTGGCTGAGGATCCGTGGTCGCCACCATCTGGTGTGGCTACCTGCCATAGCTACTCGCAAACCCTGTACTCGTTTTGAGTTATGAAATTTCTTCCCCCCTCCGGCCCTCCCACGGTgatctctaaaaaaaattgcaatcGGTTTTCTCTGTTCTCTTTATGAGTGTAGTAGCTTTCTTGTCAGGATAAGCAGCTCTATGTAAAACTTCCTATCGCTGTCCTGGTGGTTTCGTTTCCTTTGCACAGAACCAGAACCTTGTAAGAACATTTGtgatttcattaatgaaatcggGGAGACATCCCtttcataaaaataaaactatATAGAACGATTCCACCACTACCACACAGAAACTGTACAGCAGCACGTAGAAATGGAGGAGGTGCTCACagagaagaagacgccgaaGGCCCACATGTACTGCACGAAGAAGCCAAGCCCGTCCCACTGGGGCCCCTCCCAGAAGTCTTGCTGCTCCGGGTCCGGCAGGTACGGCATCGGCGTCGTCGACACCTCGAACCCCAGCGGCTCCCCCTCCCACTCCACCCCCTCCCACGCCTCGGCGTAGTCCTCGTCCGCGTCGGGCGGTGCGGGGGCGTCGACCCCGCCGCGGCGCTTCTTcccgccgcgctcctcgaGCCTCCGCTGCGTGCGGGACGAGACGCCGCCCCGGCGCGCGAGCGCCACGTgcagcgcggcgcggcggcccaggAGCGGGGTGGTGGCGggagggaggcgacggcgggcggcggcggaggccgtgCCGAACGGCGTCGGGGAAGCCAGGAGAGACATGACGCGGCAGGGGCTCTGTGTGACTGTGTGTGCGCGCAGGGCGTGTGGAGGACCGGAGGTGTGGTCACGTGGAGAGCGTGGAGCGGGGGAAGCTGTGTGAGAGCCGGGAGGAAGATGAGATAATCtttcttttcatttgttttccgGTTTAAATTTTCGCGGTGCATCTATTCTAATCCTGGGGATACTTCCACTCCCTCCGTCGTCGACgttgatttgtataaaaaatttatatagatttttatataaactcacatcacttattttggaactAAGAACGtataaaaagaacaaaacgttgatttgtataaaagatttgtatagatttttatacaaactCACGTCACTTGTTTTGGGACGAAGGACGtataaaagaacaaaagtTGTTTGATTTTCCTTTAACAAATATCTACTACTTGCAGCCGTTAGATCAGCATCCAACCATCATCAACTAAGCTCACTGTATCTGTAGCTTATAGGCGATGAGAGAATGAAGTAGATTAACAAAGATAATGGTTGTATGAGTAATCTTTGATTAGTTCTGGAATTCCTATAGAATTTATATTTAACATATTATTGGATAATTTACTTCCCTAAATCCTCTATATTTAAGTAGAAACAACCCACTACCTGATTTTCCTAGCCTCTCATGAAGCCACGTCACCCTTTTTCCCTGCGCCATCGATGGTGATATTGAACGATCCCGATTCCGTGACCCAGGCTTCGCCAGCGCCCACACTGAATCCAGATCGCAGCCCACCGCGTCCCGTTCCATACTTTGCCGGCGCCTGGGCCAAGTTCCCAACCGACCAAGTCCACCAGAACCCGTGAGCCTTTAGCAGtgcacctcctcttctcccccaCGTAGatgtttcctcttcttttctcaaaaaagaaaaaaaaagaaagctgtttcctcttcttctcaacCACGTTCCTTTACTTCCCAGTTCCCACGTTCATCTTCAGCATCTACTCCACGTCACGACGGTTGCTCTCCTGAATCGACGAAGGAAGTTGAACAGGCGTGTTTCCTTTTAAAGACCTGCCTCCTCAATGGCTCAATCTTCCCCACTGCCTCAACCTACGGTCCCAAACGCGCAGCCCGGTGTCGCCTCGCCACACCCGCAGCAGCACCGACCGACGCGCCGCTGCCGTGTGGCACCATCCCACCGCCCATGCCGCCGTTGCAGCGGTacgcgccacctccgccgcaccaggcgcctcccccggcacaGATGTGGGGCCAGCTGCCTCCGCCCTAGCAGGCCGCCGCATACGGGCAGGTGTCCGCCTCCCCAGGTACAACAGTCAACAGCTAAATGGTGTTCGTGAGGCAGCACGCCCGGAAAGCCTCGTGGAAGCTAGGGAGAACGTCGTGGAGAGTCAGAGCGCCAttgtttcttctcctcctcccgctcaAGATTGCAACAGCAACAGCTAGGTAGGTTGTTCTATCCAAATGTGTCTCAATGCGTCCAAGAACACGCACGCAACAAGTGGCCAGCTGACACTATACACAGTACAAAAGATGGTTGGGGATCTAAGAAATGGATACCGAGAGTGACGAGGTGCTCCGTGAGTGCTGCAGTGTACATCTATTGTTTGTTACTTTGTTTTCCTCCGAGGAGCATGGTGGAAGAACCAAGTCATAACCTGACCTGAGGAGTGGCTAAGAACCATGATATTTGGAGGACTCGCAGGTTAGCAAGCTGTTTTATCTGAGTTTTCATTTGTCAATATCGATATTGACCGCAACAAGTTTGATTCGTACATGTTAcgtttattttttattcttaAATTTATGAAGCGTGAAATTATGTTGGTTGAGCTCAAGGCTGCATTCCGTAAATTGAATACGAAGAATTcatttttcctaaaaatttTAGCCCAAACTGCATCTCCGTATTGACATCGGTActttctcaaaaataaaaagatccATTTTTCTTATCCAGTTTATTCTTATTTAGAATACACATATACATTGATAGGATATGAATGCcatatggctgtgtgcatcgattgatgcagaggccggtggtattccctccttttcgaaaaaaaaggataTGAATGCCATTTtaatgctgattttttttgtaaatttgtaCTGAAGtgtatttattttgcattttcaaatttatgttttatgTTGGTACCAAAATGTATTTGTGTAGGCATTTGCATATGACTAGACGAGTACATATAAATTTGATGGTTTTTACTTCTCTATTTCTCATTTAATTTGTGCATCTTTTTCCAAACTATTTATAGAAAACAATAGTCCCGCAGCAACACGCGGGGTATTATCTAGTATGTAAACTACAAATAAACGACACACATCTAAAATTGGAAGTCTACATGTGTGTTGTCGAAACGCACTGCGTAGAATCCCTCACTGATTTAACGTGTCATCCCAAAATATTATCTCAAGCATCGAGAGGATTGGTGCTCGAGACCCAAACTGAATTTCCAAGATCTCTCCTCTCATCATAAAGACAACATAGCATACAATACTTTAGTGTGAGCAGACGGTGACATGCGGCGTATTTTAGGGTTGGGTGGTCAAAATGAGCGCATAGTACCTTAGTTAGTGAGTAAGAGCGGACTTCATTCGACCTTGAAAAGCACAATTAGTTTCATCAAGATAGCCAGATGGATCGCGACTTGACTAACACTTTATTATCCTGGCTTGTGACTTACAAAATTTGGATTTAGTCACAAGAAGAAGCACAAGTTTTGGACAACTAAATTGAGCCTTTTCCCAGCTCTCACTCCTCTTCAACGTTTCCCGCCTTGACAACGTATCTTGCACGGACAATTATGGAAGCACTCATCGAGGCTTGGCCAGCACAATTTATCCAGTTGACAACAGTAATTTTGACTCGGGTCCTCCGAACATGGTGGTCGCTGTATAGCGCTGATTGTGTTGTTTACTCCGATGGTAGTCTTGCTACCCACCTCATTCGTGCTTCTGCCTGATACAAAAGAATACTGGCTTATTCTCTCATCAAGTCATCATAACAACAAAACGGTATACATATTAATATGCAGAAA
This is a stretch of genomic DNA from Brachypodium distachyon strain Bd21 chromosome 1, Brachypodium_distachyon_v3.0, whole genome shotgun sequence. It encodes these proteins:
- the LOC100828553 gene encoding uncharacterized protein LOC100828553 — its product is MSLLASPTPFGTASAAARRRLPPATTPLLGRRAALHVALARRGGVSSRTQRRLEERGGKKRRGGVDAPAPPDADEDYAEAWEGVEWEGEPLGFEVSTTPMPYLPDPEQQDFWEGPQWDGLGFFVQYMWAFGVFFSLIACGVAVATYNDGATDFRDTPAFKESQTQEFPEESESSGSDVFEGNPTEVAPALE